The segment GTCCCCAGCGTAGTTTTCGAATCCCCCCGACCGGTCCAGTTGGAACGTTCGACGATGCGCAGCCCATCGGGGTCGCCTTGGGCGACGAAGATGCGGATGGTGTAGGGACGGGTCATGGATCCTCCATGGGACGGATTTTCCGCCAAACGGGAGATTGCTCTTAAATAAGAAAGTCTTTGTTGGACGGTGCGTTGCGCCCTGCTTCCACCCCATCGCGCAACCGGGTTGAAAAAAGGAACAGGGCTTTTGGAAGCCACTCCTCAGTCGTCCAACACCTGCCAATACCCCCCCTTGTCGGGACCGACGCGCATCAGGCGGCCCGATTCGCGCAGACTGCGCAGGGCGCGGTGGATGGTCGGCTGCGACTTGCCCAGCCGGGCGGCAAGCTCCGGCACGGTCAGATTCGGGTCGCCGCTCAGCAGCCGGAGCACCGCCTCGGGGGTTTTCCCTGTCGTTTTCCCTGTCGTTTTCCCTGTCGTTTTCCCTGTCGTTTTCCTCGGCAGCGCGAACGTCACCACCACCGCCCCGGCCCGAACCTCCAGACTTGGCGGCTCCAGCCCCGCGTCGCCCATCGCGCGGGCGATCTTCAGAGTGCCGCGGCCCCAGGTTTCGATGATGCCGCGCCGGTAAAAGGCATGGGCGATCATCGGATTCCAAGGGCGCGATTCGTGTTCGCGCAGCAGCGCCTCCGGCGTCAGGCCGAAATGCAGGTCGCCAATGGAGACGATCTCCAGCCGGTCGTCGTAGAGCGCCACGCCGACCGAGCCGCCGCCGATGGCGTAATCGCGATGCACGAAGGCATTGGCCAGCGCCTCGCGCAGCGCCTCCATCGGCAACAGCGGCGTATCCACTCGCTCCATCCGGCCCGGCACGATGCGACCGGCCACGGGCAGCGATTCGATCAAAAAGCGCTCCGCCTTGCGCATCAACGCGAAGGCATTGCCGTGGAACTGCCGGTTATCCAGAAACTCGTCCCGCGTCGCCCCCTTGAAGCGGGCGACCTTCAGCAGCAGTTGCGGGAAGTCCGGCAGCGGCGTCTCCTGCGTGCAAAACAGCACCACCGCCGCCCGCGACAGCCGGTCGCCTTCCACCAGCAAACCCAGCCCGCGCAGGATCTCCAGCGGCTGGCGCGTGCCGGGGTCTTCGATCCGGCCCCGGCGGATGGATTCTTCCAGCGTCAGCTCCAGCTCGCGTGCATCCAGCCGCGCCGCCTCCCAGCCTTCGGCGGGTTGATTTTCCCAGCGCTGCACGGCGTGCAGCTCCTCCTGCAAACGGCGCTGGTACGCCTCGCGCGTCATCGTGCGCGTCGTGTTCAACACCCGTTCGTAGGCCACGCCGCGAAAACTCACCACCCGCGCGCTGTGGGCCACGCTTACCGCCAGCACCTCCAGTCCCGGCGCCACACCCACCCGCTCCACCGTGGGGAAGAGCGGTGGCTCAAAGTGCTGGAACTCCTGCGCCAGCTCCTCCAGGGTGCGATCGACGATTGTTTGCCCCACCACCTTGCCGGCAGGGGTCACCCCGAACAGCACCCGCCCGCCCCGACCGTTGGCCAAGGCGCAAAGGGTGCGGCAGGCCCGATCCTTCTCGGCGGTGGACTTTTTGAGCTCCAGGGTGGCCGATTCGCCTTGGGCTACCCAGGCCGCGATTTGCTCCGGGGTGGTGGTCATGGGGTTTCTCCGGTCCCCTCCAGATAACGGGCGGCGTAGGAGACCAGGGCTGCGGTGACCATCAGCAGCATTTGAGCGCCCAGGCGGTCGAAGTGATTGTTGGCCGAGTGGGCCGGTTTGTTGGCGGCATCCTTGAGCGGGATCAAGGCTTGATCGAGCCAGTCGTAGGTCGTCTTGCCCAATCGGGTTTCCCAATGTTTTTTCAGTTTGGGAATGGTCCTGCCCGATCCGTCCCCCCTCTCGACCTGCTCTTGGAATTGCTCCAAAGCGATGCGGCATTTGGCGGCCGCCTCGTCGTAGAGCCCCTGATGGAACAGCCGTTGTGCCTGTTCCAGGGCGGTGAAGGCGTGTTTCAACCCCTCGTGGGATTGCAACGAAACGGCGGGAAGCTCAAAGGCGATGACCTTGCCGTAGCCAAGTTGCGGAAGCACCTGCTCGCGCCAATGGGTGTCGGGCACGGTATATCGCAGGTCGCCTTTGATGGGCTGAGTGTCGATGAGCCCGATTTGCCCTTGAAAAGGCCCGTCCCAAGGGATCAAACCGAAGGTCTGGGTGGCGATTTCGAGTTTGAGGGTCAGCTCAAGGTTTTTGCCGTTCCTCTGTTCTTCCAGCCATTCCAAACGGCGGGGGTCGAGGGGGATTTCCGGGGACAGATGCAGAGTTTGGTGGTACGGGTGATGGGTCAACGCCCGCTCACGGACCGATAAGGGCAGCACATGCCCGATGGTTTGCCCCTGGACCTGCAACTCCCCGGTCAGGGAGCCAAAGACCACCGTTTGAATGTTTTCGAAGTTTGAAGCGTGGATGTATTCACGAAGCTCAAGGACCACGGCCAGCCTCAACCTGGGGTACAGCGCTCTGCCAACAGGAGGAGCATCGACCCCTTGGATGTACCCCTCCACCTGAAGCGGGCCGTTGAATGGTTGAAGTCGTTCCTTGTTCATTCGACCGCCTTGATCTTCTGATCGCTTCGGGAGATGAGGTAGGGGGCGTCATGGTCGTGGGGTACATAACCCCCCCTTGGTGGGTCGGGTCAACATTGCCGCATGGGGCGCGGACCGCCACCTCTTCGACTCAAGGCTGGGCCGAGGCCAGCAGATCCAGGGTTTTGCGAGCCCTGGATGCGACGATCCCCACGATGTCGGTGATCGCCCGGCTCGGTCCGTATGGCTCGGCAAAGGCCTCGGCCAAGGCGGTCGATTCGGGAACGATCCTGGTCGCCAACGCTTGCAAGGTACCCCGCACCATGCGCGGCTTGACCCCGATGGCTTCGGCCAACCGATCCCAATGCCAGGGCATGATCCAGTCGGGGCGAGCCTCGCCGCCGATCTTCATCGCCATCTTGTCGCTCAACTCGGGGTATACCGCTGTGCTCATCAGGTCGTAGAAGGGGGCCAGGACCACCCCGGTTGGCCGGTACAACAGCGACAGATTCTTGCCGTGGCCGTCGGCGTTGCCGATCAAGAGGTTGAATGCCGTCCATTCCAGCAGCACCTTGAGGTCGGCGATGGGGGTCTGGCTGGCCCTGCGGATCAGGGCGAAGCAGTCGGCCAACCCCGGCCCACCCTCGATTTCGTACTTTTGGTCGGGCAGTACCCCCAACGCCTGGCAAAAATCCTCTTGATGCAATCGCCGCACGACGCCGTCGGGCAGCGTTTCGCGGTCGTACCGGGTCACCAAATAGAGATCGACCTCTTGGCGCAGGATCGCGACCTCGGGAACCGGCAATCCCAAGCGACGGGCCAGGGTCATGCAAAAGGCTTCGTTGGCGACCGAATCGGGAAAATGGGGCAGCGGAGGTTTGAGGATGTGCAGGCTGGGGGTCTGCCCGCCGGGAAGCGAGACGGTTTGGGTGGCGGCATCGAACCGTACCGGCAGCTTGTTTTGCACCCCCGCCAACGAAAGCCGGATGCCCCGTTCGCCCGCCAGCATCGGACGACGGGGGAGCTCGCGAATCAGTGCGTCGAGTTCGGCGGGGCCGAGGGGTCGATCACCGTAGTCGGCCACCTCCTCCACCCCTTCGGGGAGCAAACGCACCGCCCCGGCGCACTCCCCCCCCAACGCCTCCAGCAAAGCGAAATCGTTGCCTTGGGAGATCCCCAGCTTGGCGGCAATAACCTGACGGATCTGGGCTTCGGGGAGCAGGTTGGCGAAGAAGGGCCGGGTGGCGAGGTCGTCGAAAGGGGCTGTTTGCAGCGGCAGCGACAACGACAGGGGATAGGCGCCGGGGTCGGCCAGCCAGTCGGGACTGTAGCGGAAGGTCATCCCGCCGCGCACGATCAGACTCAACCCGCCGACCGGTTGCGATCCCAGAAAAACGATCAGGGAGGTCGTCACGAGGCGCTCCCTCCACCACTCCAACGCCGGGGTTGGAGCGTCAATTCCAGCCCCAGGCAATGCAACACATGGAGCACCTTGCCGGCTTCAACGGTTGGTTTGCCGTTCTCCAGCTCCGAGATGAAGCGCACCCCCACGCCGCACAAAGCGGCAAAGTCGGCCTGGGTGGCCCCCTGCCCCTTGCGATGGGCTCGGATCAATTGGCCGATCTCCGCCATGGAAGAAATGCTCCCGTACGGTAAAGAACCCGACGCTGACATAGAACCCCCCTTGGAATATTCCCGTTCGGGAAACATAGGTGCGGCGCACCATGGGGGCAAGCAATATTTTCCCTAACGGGAAAACAAGAGGGTTCTCAATCCAGAGCAACCTGCGGGCAAGCCCTGTGTACCGGCAGCCCTCGATCATCCTCCCATAACCCCCCCGGTCACGATCCAGCCACACCCATCGGTTTCCATTCCTCTGAATCCAAAAGTTTTCATAGGGAGGAGACCGTTATTTCAGCCCAGCCCAAGCAGCGGTTCCGCACCATCTGGCTCTCCGACGTTCACCTCGGCTTTCGGGGGTGTCGGGCCGATTTTCTGCATGACTTCCTCAAAAAAACCCACGCCGAGACGATCTACCTGGTCGGCGACATCGTCGATCTGTGGGAGATGAAACGGCGGCTTTATTGGCCTCAGCCCCACAACAATGTCATCCGCACCCTGCTCGGCAAGGCCAAGCGGGGGACCAAGATCGTCTACATCCCCGGCAACCACGACGAGTTGCTACGCGACCATGCGGGGCTCGTCTTCGGCAACGTCGAGCTGCGCGAGCAAGCGATCCACACCACCGCCGACGGGCGCAGGTTCTTGATTTTGCACGGCGACGAGTTCGACTCGGTGGTCAAGTGCAGCCCCTGGCTGGCCAAGCTGGGCAACCGCGCCTACGACTGGCTGCTCTACCTCAACCGCTGGTTCAACGTCGCCCGGCGCAAGATGGGTTTTTCGTACTGGTCGCTGTCGGCCTACATCAAGGGGCGGGTGAAAAACGCGGTGCAGTACGTCAGCAGTTTCGAGGGGGCGGTGGCGCGGGCGGCGACGCAGCAGGGGGTCGATGGGGTCATTTGCGGCCACATCCACCGGGCCGAAATCCGCAAGATCGAAGGGATTCTCTACTGCAATCTGGGCGATTGGGTCGAGAGCTGCACCGCGTTGGTGGAACGGCCCGACGGGTATCTGGAGTTGATCCACTGGTCGGACGAAACCATGGCGCTCAAGGGGGAGGAGGGGCCTGCGGTGGCGGTTGAGGTGGAGGTTGCGGCTTGAGGGGCGGAGTCCTCGGGTCGATCCATGCGTTTCCCATCGGGGCATGGGGAGGGGTTGGAGCGGTGCGACCTAGCGCGGGTCGGAGGCGGCCCCGTCGCCGAAGGATGACGCGGGGTTCCTGGCCGCGAACGTCCATACCTAGATGCAACCCTTGGCCCACCGGTTCGCGGACGGGGTCCGCTCCTACGGACAAACCAAGGCTCCACCCGCATCCGGTAGGAGCGCCGCCCTCGGCGCGATCCGTTGGGCGCCAAGCGATCCGCTTGAGGCAACGTCGGTTCGCGGACTTAGGTCCGCTCCTACGGTCAGGGGCCAAGGCTCCACCCGCATCCGGTAGGAGCGCCGCCCTCGGCGCGATCCGTTGGGCGCCAAGCGATCCGCGTGAGGCAACGTCGGTTCGCGGACTTAGGTCCGCTCCTACGGTCAGGGGCCAAGGCTCCACCCGCATCTGGTAGGAGCGCCGCCCTCGGCGCGATCCGTTGGGCGCCAAGCGATCCGCTTGAGGCAATGTCGGTTCGCGGGCTTAGGTCCGCTCCTACGGTCAGGCCAAGGCTCTACATCGTACCTCGGCAACATACAAGGGTGAGCGGGAATGCAGCCGTTCCCACGTTCCACCCCGATCCAAGCCCTACGCCTGCTCCTGCGCCAGCTCCACCACCCCCTCCCGGCGGCGCACGGCGCAGACCTCGCCGTAGAGCTGCGCCATGCGGCTGGCCATCGCCTCGGCGCTCCACTCCTGGGCGAACCGCTTGCCCTCCTCCCCCATGACCTTGCGCAAGGCCGGCTCGCGCAGCAGCCGCTCCACCGCTTCGGCAAAGCCGTGGGGTTGATCGGGGGCAGCCAGGGCGCCGCGGCCTGGCAACACGATGTCGCAGGTTCCCATCACCGCCGTCGAGACCACCGGTACCCCTTGAGCCATCGCCTCCAGCAGCACCAGCCCCTGGGTTTCGGTGCGCGAGGCGAAGACGAACAGGTCGCCCGAGCAGTAACAATCCAGCAGTTCCAGACGATCACGCAGGTATCCCTCGAAGTGGACGTTGTCTTCCAGACCCAGCGCCCGAACCTGGGTTTTCAACGCCGCCAGCGCCGGTCCCTCTCCGGCCAAAATCAACAACACCTCGGGGATGGCGCGGCGCACCTCGGCCAGCATCTCCAGCAAGAAACCGATGTTCTTCTCGAAGGCCATCCGCCCGATGTGGACCAGCACCGGGCGATCCAGGGCGATCCCCCGGCTTTGCCGAAAGCGGGCGCCATCCCCACCCTGCAATTTGTTCAGGTCGATCCCGGTGGGCAGCAGGGTCATGGGGGTGGTGACCCCGTATTGGGTGAGCCGCTTGCGCATGGCTTGGGAGGGAACGACCACGTTGTCCAGGGCATTGCATTGCCGCCGCGACACCACCCGCGCCAGACGGCGCAGCCAGTTTCTGGGCAAAAATTTCAGGTAGTGAAAGAGGTATTCCTCGAAGAAGGTGTGGTAGGTGGCCACGGTGGGGATTCCGAGATGATGAGCCAGTCGCAGCCCCATACGGTGCGCCGCAAACGGGGTGTGGATGTGGATCAGGTCGAAGCGGGCATCCCCCAACCGCGCCGCTACCTGTTTGGCCGAGTGACGCTTGAAGAGGCGATCCTCGGGGTCGAGCCAGACCACCCGGGCGGGGAGGCGGACGATGCCGGTTTCGTCGCCGCTGGGGGCGCCGTAATCGGGGGCGAGCAGGGTGACGTGGTGTCCCTGGCGGCGCAGCTCGGTGGCAAAGGTGAGGATCGAGGTCGAGACCCCGTTGATCCGGGGGTGGAAGACGTCGGTGATCATCAGGATGTTCATGGCTCCGCTCCCTGGCGGTGGTGGGCAGGGAAATGCGGGCGCCATCCTGACGGGGAAACAACACCAGGGGATGACCGCAGTGACGCAGCTGGATGACCAAATTAAGAGGGTAGCGCCTCGGGTCGGGTATCGAACACCACGTAGGGGTTGTAGGGGTCGCTGTCCTCCTCGCGGTGCAGATCGAGAAAATCGAGCCCCTCCCAGAGGTCGAAAAAAGCGGGGGTGTGGTAGAGGACGACGATGCGCCGGGGCTGGGCGGCAAACGAGGCGGCCACCCGGTCGACCACCTTCTTCATGGCGATCGCGTTGAAGGGGTTGAAGAGATAGATCAGCAACGGGCCGTCGGGGAGGGGGGTGCGGGTCGCGTCGGCGCAGAGCAGCTCGACCGGGGTCTGCCGGGGGTAGTCGGGGGGGAGAGCGCCGCCAGGTTGTGTTGGGCAATCTCGACCAGCGAGGGGGCAATCTCGACCCCGACGATCCGCTTGAAACCGAGCGGCAGCGCCAGGATCAGCATCCGTCCCTTACCCGCGCCCAGGTCGAGGAAGGTGGTGGCGCCAAAATCGAGATCGAGGCCGTCGAGCAAAGGGGCCAGGTTGCTCAGGGGGGTCGCCTCGTAGCCGAAGCTGTGGATCCACCCCGCCCCGACCGTGTCGAGTTCGGTGGTTTCAATGATTCCCTCGGTCGTCACCCCGAGCCGCTCGTCGAAATCGAGCCGGGGGGGTGGGGGGGTGGGGATGGTCGTTTCGATCTGGGTCAGCCGCAGCCAAACCAGCCGGGTCAGATAGCGCAGGGTCGGCCAGGCGCCGTAGAGCAAGACCAAGCGGCGCAACTCGCGCAGGCGGCGGCGCCAGCGGGGGGTGGTGGGGATCTCAGGGGGCATTTGCGCCGAACGCTGCGACATAGGCCTCCTCCAGGGCGGCGATCTCGGCGGCGCTCAATTCTTGAAACGTCCCCCGCTTGCTGTTCGAGAGTTTGCCCCCGTTTTGATGCAGCAACTGGATGAACAGCTCCAGCCGCCGGTCGGGCATGTCGACCACCTCTTGCATAGCCCGCCGTGCATTGTCGTACCCCGCCAAAAAGCGCAGCTCTTCGGCAAGGTCCTCCTCTACTGCGTAGGCCACGGTGTCGCACAGGTACTCGGCTTGCCGGGTCAGGTCGGGGTAGCGGTAGTACCCCTCGACCTCTTGCGGGTTGTTGATCGTCAGCCGCGCCTCGTCGTCCAGGGTGGTGCGCAGCAGGGGGGCTAAGGGGGCGGAGTACGCCTCCAGGGCGGCGTCGTAGTCACCCATGCGGCGCAACATGGCGGCCGACACCGGCAGCATCACCCCGGCGGGGGCAACCCCGCCACGCCGTAGAAAATCGTGAATCAAAAAGCGGTGCAGCCGCCCGTTGCCATCCTCGAAGGGGTGGATGAAGACAAAGCCGAAGGCGACCACGGTGGCATGGACGATGGGGTGGATCCCCTGGCCGGTTTGGGCGCAACGCGCCAGCCCCCGCATCAGACTCGGGACCAACTCCGGCGGGGGGCAGACGTAGTGGAGGATTTGGCTTGAGCTGTAACCGGGCCGGGTTTGCCCCACGTAGTTCTGCCAGGAGCGAAACCCCGCTTGGGCGTAGCGGGGATCGACGATGGCCCCTTGCAGGGTTGTCAGGGTCGCCTCTTCCATCAGGGTTTCGAACGGCTCGTCGCCCGCGCTGCGCAGCAATTCGACGAAGCGCTCGGCCCGTTGCGGCGCCGGGGTTTCGTGCTCGATGCCGTAGGAGGAGCGGGTCTCCTTTAAATACAGGTAATCGTTGGCCCGTTGAAACAGGGCGGGGGGGAAATCGGCGATCAAGGATTCGATGCGGGGGCGCGGGTCGCGGGCCATCCGTTCGGCCAGGGCCGAGGTGCGCCGCACGATGGGGCAGTACTCGGGGGTACCGAGCAGGTTGTTGTCGATCTTCCAGCGGGGATCACGCCGCGTGACCCACCCGATATCCACGGGACCAACCACGTAAATCTGGGGGTCGAGCAAAGGAAGGTACCGCCCTCCGATGGTGGCGGCGACCGGCAGCGTTCGTCCCAGCAAAAACTCGTACAAAAAGCCGATTTGGCGTAGGTACTTGCTGTTGGGCTGGCGGTCGATGGCGGCGGCAACCTCGGTGGGGTCCAGCGCCTGAAAAACCTGCTGGAGCACCGCCAAATCAATGCCGTCGTACTTGAGGGCAAAGACCAAATGGGCGATGGGATCGTCGCCCGGCTGGTATTGAGCCGGGTATTCGTCGATGTGTCGTCCGTCGGGCAGGGTTTCGCTTTTCAGGCGGGTGCCCAGGCGGGAGGTGTGGTGCAGGGGCAGGCGGGGCAGGGCGAGGTGTTCTTGCAGCCAGGCGTAGCCAAGGTTGGCCATGGGTAATCCCCTTAGCGCAATCAATCGTTCCAAGGGGCGGCAAGGTGCAATAAAACGTTCTGCCGTGCAACAAAACGTTTCAAAAAACAGATTCATGCAACAAAACGTTGCGACGGAGGTTGGGTGGGCTGTGGGAGCGGACTCCTGTCCGCGAAGCCTTTTGCTGTGAAAGCCAGCGGGGCGGCGGGGGTGGTGGAACTGCGGTTTGGTGGACGTGCTGCGCTTATCCACCCTACTCGGTGGGGTGTTGTTGATCGGACAAGTCCGACAGGTCAGACCCGTCGGACTTGTCCGATTTTAACTCAGCCCGCCAGCATCC is part of the Proteobacteria bacterium CG1_02_64_396 genome and harbors:
- a CDS encoding transcriptional regulator — protein: MSASGSLPYGSISSMAEIGQLIRAHRKGQGATQADFAALCGVGVRFISELENGKPTVEAGKVLHVLHCLGLELTLQPRRWSGGGSAS
- a CDS encoding UDP-2,3-diacylglucosamine hydrolase: MSAQPKQRFRTIWLSDVHLGFRGCRADFLHDFLKKTHAETIYLVGDIVDLWEMKRRLYWPQPHNNVIRTLLGKAKRGTKIVYIPGNHDELLRDHAGLVFGNVELREQAIHTTADGRRFLILHGDEFDSVVKCSPWLAKLGNRAYDWLLYLNRWFNVARRKMGFSYWSLSAYIKGRVKNAVQYVSSFEGAVARAATQQGVDGVICGHIHRAEIRKIEGILYCNLGDWVESCTALVERPDGYLELIHWSDETMALKGEEGPAVAVEVEVAA
- a CDS encoding glycosyl transferase family 1 — protein: MNILMITDVFHPRINGVSTSILTFATELRRQGHHVTLLAPDYGAPSGDETGIVRLPARVVWLDPEDRLFKRHSAKQVAARLGDARFDLIHIHTPFAAHRMGLRLAHHLGIPTVATYHTFFEEYLFHYLKFLPRNWLRRLARVVSRRQCNALDNVVVPSQAMRKRLTQYGVTTPMTLLPTGIDLNKLQGGDGARFRQSRGIALDRPVLVHIGRMAFEKNIGFLLEMLAEVRRAIPEVLLILAGEGPALAALKTQVRALGLEDNVHFEGYLRDRLELLDCYCSGDLFVFASRTETQGLVLLEAMAQGVPVVSTAVMGTCDIVLPGRGALAAPDQPHGFAEAVERLLREPALRKVMGEEGKRFAQEWSAEAMASRMAQLYGEVCAVRRREGVVELAQEQA